The sequence ATGGGGCGGCTCCCCGAGTGTGCTCTTTTGGGGTGCTGGAGGGTGTGCCCTGGGTGTGTCATTGCCACAGTGTGTGGCCCAGCGAGGTTGTGCTTAAGGCTGTGTGTGCAGGCTCTATCCTCCTCCCTTGCCCAGTCATACTCCCTAACTTCTTGTGGAACCCTGGGAGGACAGTTCTCACCTGTGTCCAAAGTTGCTGCCCCTATTTGCTTCTTAGAATCCTTAAACCACCTCTTCTGTCTTGGCCCTTGCcggctctctccctcctctcaaaCCCTGGGCTGTCTGCTGATGGCATTGTGTGTGGCCTGAGGCTGTGTGGTCTGGGGAGGGAAGTCAAAAGGAGTGGGGGGTGGTGGTGACAGGGCTCCTGGGGTGTGTGGGTGAGAAGTCCTTGCTGCCCATGGCACTGACCAGCTTCTGTGCCTCCAGCTCCGAGCCCCGCCCTCAGCCATGGCATGCCCCCTGGATCAGGCCATCGGCCTCCTCGTGGCCATCTTCCATAAGTACTCTGGCAGGGAGGGTGACAAGAGcaccctgagcaagaaggagCTGAAGGAGCTGATCCAGAAGGAGCTCACCATTGGCTCGGTGAGTGGCCTCCTTTCCAGGCCCCCTTTTCCCATCTCTTGTCCTTTAGAAGCAGGAACAGGAGAGGACAGGCGCCAGGGCTGCTGACTCCCATTTCCACAATCTGAGGCCCTGGTCAACGTCATGCTAAGCTGGTAGACCCACTTCCTCCTGGGGTGGCGATGTTCTCAGCCTGGCAGTCACTCCCCCTGGGTGAGGGGCAGGAGCTGAGAAGTAATGCCAAGGTGGACACAGATCCTTGGTGACAAGTGAGCACAGAGCCACTTGTATGAGAGAGTGCTGCCTGGGACTGGGAAGGGAGAGAATCCAGGGTTCTCATCACCACTGAGTCTGGCTTTCCCCTTCTAACACTAGAAGCTGCAGGATGCTGAAATTGCAAGGCTGATGGAAGACCTGGACCGGAACAAAGACCAGGAGGTGAACTTCCAGGAGTATGTCACCTTCCTGGGGGCCTTGGCTTTAATCTACAATGAAGCCCTCAAGGGCTGAAAATAAATTGGGAATATGGAGACACCCTCTATGGGCCTGTCTGAGTCAAATCCAGGGGTGGGTAattgtacaataaatattttttttttggtcaaatctACCCTTGTGTCTTGGCTTCCAAATGATTTCTGATTCCTTGGCTTAGTGCTGCACCAGCCATCAGATTTGCTCACAGGCAGCCTCTGAGAGTGACTCATTGACTCACCAGGCCAGCGGACCCGCCTTGACAAGGCCACTACTAGCTCATAAGGTGCCTTTATGTGAATTAGGAAAGATGCCCCCTTTGGCAAAGCCACCTTAAGGAAAGGCTTGAGTGCTCTCCAGTAGAGAAGGTTCTTGGAGATGGGAACGGTGCCTGGGCCAGGCTGTGATGGGTTTGGAGTCCTTAGAGATAGGGCAGAGGTAGCCCTGGCAGGCTCCCAGAAGATGTGTTTTGCTCTGGGTGTGGTGAGAGGGGCTTTGGGGTGGGGCCAGTCCACTTTTTCACCACTGGGGAGTGGACAGAGAGGACCCATCTGAGATGCCCGAGACCTGGTCTGGGGAGTTTTCTCAGACCAAGGAGGACAGTGTATGACTGAGTTCACTGTGGGTGCCCATGTCCCAGCTGGAGGTGAGGGAGGCACACTTTAGGAGTCTGCCCCTGTGTTCAGGGACAGGGtcctttttgggggtgggggtggtggcctGAGGAGCGCGCTGCTGAAGGAACACATGAACCATGGGGTGCCATGAATGGGGAAGGGTGAGggtccctggggctgggccaAATACAGCTTCAAGCCTTGCAGTCAATATTGACCCAGCCTGTCCCTGAAGTTTCAGCAGAATGAATCACCCAGTTATGCCCAAGTCTGGCCCTCAGCCCCCACAGAGATGACTAAATGTCTGTATTATTGTCCATTGTTTGCATTAGTGTTTTCAGGCCCAGGGGTGGGAGAAAGGGTTGAGGGTGACGGGGCATTTGCCAAAACATTCCTCCCCTCTGGGGCTAGTCCAAGCTGGGCAAATTCCTCTCTAGGTCCTGGGGGAAAAGATCTCGGCCTCAGATGGAGACCACATCCTTCCTCCCCTCTTACCACTTCCCTCGGGGGGCCCAGCTTTGTGGAATTAAGTTGTCTTCTGTCTCCATTGGTTGGGGATTGGTAAACAGCTAGGAGCTGCACCTTGTTGGAGCCCTTCCTTCTCTGGTTGACTCCTCTTCTCTGGAAGGAGTAGAAGTCGCACTGTCAGCAGCAGGAAGTGATCCAGGGGCCGAGCTCCCCCTCTGCACAGCTTTGTCCAAGCCTTGCCTCAGGACCAGGAAGATTCAGCTCGCTCTGGAAAAGTACCCTGTCCTGGGCCTCGCCCACCTCCGCCGCGCCCCGCCCACCGCCGCCGCCGGTGGCCAACATTGGGGCGCGGAGCGAGCGCCCTCGCGTGGGCAGAGAGCAGGCCGCTGCGGGGAGAGTCGGGTTGGTtttcgttttctttctttctttctttttttttttttggagaaagagtctctctctgttgcccgtgctacagtgccgtggcatcagcctagctcacggcaacctgaaactcctgggctcaagcgatcctcctgcctcagcctcccgagtagctgggactacaggcatgcaacaccatgcccggctaatttttttctatatatttttagttgtttggctaatttctttctatttttagtagagacggggtctcgctcttgttcaggctggtcgctcttgttcaggctggtctcgaactcctgacctcgagcgatcctcccgcctaggcctcccagagtgctacgggTTGGTTTTCTTGAGTCCCTGGGAAGAGTGAACCGTGATGGGGCTGGGGCTTAGGACCACAGCCCTGGCCGTCAGGCAGCCCTTCCTATGAAGAGGAAGACAGGGCTTGGGCGCCTAGGGAATGTGACAATAGGGGGATCTTTTGGCTTTCAGCAATTAACGCCAAAATAAAGCACCTCAGCTTCATCTGTGACACACCTACGTGAGCAAGTCAATGAGGAAAAGGCTGTTTGCAAAGAGGAATCTGAACCTTGCCCCTCCGCTTTGCCACCTTCAGAGGCTAGAAGACCTTCTACAAATCAGTGCTGTCTCAGGAGAGGGAGCGGGGTAGTTTCAGGGCCTTGGAGACTCTCTgctgcggggcggggcggggctgctCAGGCAAGGCCATCAGCCCGCATTTCTGGGGAGCTCTGGTGCGTGGACAGGCTGAGGGGACTCAGCAAAGGTGCACAGTCCACCTGCTGAATAAACAGGCGTGTCCTTTAGCTTCTGCTTCTCCACGGTGGAGGAGGGGATCAGGAACATGGATTTAAAGAACAGCAAATCTTTTGCTTGTTTTGGGAGTAtactttttaaggttttttttttgttgttgttgtttgttttgttttttacaggaAATGGGAGGGAAGCAGCATTTACAGTGGAATCTGGTGGGTGCAGCAGTCAAAGGATAGAGCTGGGTGTGGAGAGGTGCACAGActggtcatttttattattaatactatgacCAATTTAAAGTTGGAATTGAAGTCTTTCAGCTCACTATTAAGCGTGGTCTGGGCTTACAGGAGAGGGCTAAGTTCAGATGTGAGCTGGGGACTTCACACCTGGTCTCCTTGCTTCTCTAAGGTTGGACagtgggtgtggctctgggtctcCCCACTTCCTTTGGTTGAGGTCCCCCCCATAGTTGACATTAATCCTGTAATCTATAATCGTTACTCTTCCACCCGTTAAGGTGAAACAGCAGCAGCACAGCCAGTCCTGTTTCTGTAAactggggcaggcctggggtTGAGGACTGAGTCACAGGATGTAGCTCTTTGTTCTCTGCCAAGCAAATCTGAAATTGTCAAGAATAATGCCACCATGTTACATTTGCATAGCACTTTTGTTTTTACAAGGCACTATCATATTCATTGTCTCTTGTTGTCTTGGGAGGATTTATGCGTAGTCTGTATTATTAACTCCATTCCACAAGTGAGAAGACTGAGTTACAGGGAAGTCAGTGCCTCTGCTCAGGTTAAACTGTAAGTTAAGAAGGAGCTTCGAGCAAAACCACGGACTCCTGATCCCAGGCCAGCTCATTAGTGCTTGTCTCATCATGACATACTCAGCCGTCTCTTCTTCTGcatctttttctcttaaatgttttaattagatATTGGAAATATAAGAAACTGTTTATAAATGACATCTAAGGTAATAAGAACACCACAAAACCCACCTAGTTTAAGAAATGAACGTTACCTTTTACACCCCTAACTTGTCTTCCCCAACCTATTTTCTTCCCTCTCAGTAGAACTGTTATCATTACCAGATTTatcatttccattcttttttaaataatgtttactacatatattttcatctctAAACAACATGAGGGTTTACATCATTGtgagctttatataaatggagtaaTATCATATACATTCTTCTGCCGTTggttttttttcactcaacattctgtttttgagattcatccaagttgctctaattcattaattttcaccACTATATAATAGTTCATCATATGattataacataatttatttatcttgcctatttctcattgtcattttgggttatttctattttttcccattacaaaCAGTGCTTCTGTGATCATTCCTGGGTATGTCTCCTAGGATAAGTGTGCCGGAGTTGCTCGAGGTTTCTACCTACCTATGAGCAGAATTGCTGGGCTGCAGAGTATTCACAGCTTCAATTCTACTAGAAAATGCCAACTTGTTTTTCAAGGttattgtactaatttacactcttAGGAGCATTGCATGTTCCATTTACTCCACATCCTTATTTTTTTGTTGGGCaaaatttttgccaatctagTGGTATGAAATGTTAAccgattttttaaatttgtatttccctgattactgatgatgctgagcatcttttcttatgtttattggctataAGTTTCTCTTTCTGTGAAGTTTCTGTTCAAGAGTTTTGCTCTTGTTTCCTTATATGGGTTGCAAATATCTTCGCCTAGTTTGCGGCTGGTTTTTCCGCTCTCTTTAAGGATTGAAAATTGAGAAGGTCTTAATTTAAGTGTAATTAAAATTAACCTTCTTTTCTTGGTTTGTACTATGCTGGtatattatttaggaaatatttccctatcctgagataataaatgtgttttcctatattattctaaaaatttttacatgtttGCTTTTTACATATCTTTATCCATGTGTATTTAATCTTTGTATATAGTGTGATGTAGGagtcaactttaatttttttccatgtaggTAAACAATTGTGTCAGAAAAATGAGCTGAAAAGTCCCTCCTTTCTCTATCACTCTGCAATGCCAGTTGTGTAATAAATGTACGTGCGGGTGGTACAGGAAATAACAAACTGCTTTTCCTCTCTACTCTTTGCTCTGTTCAACACA is a genomic window of Eulemur rufifrons isolate Redbay chromosome 8, OSU_ERuf_1, whole genome shotgun sequence containing:
- the S100A6 gene encoding protein S100-A6; the protein is MACPLDQAIGLLVAIFHKYSGREGDKSTLSKKELKELIQKELTIGSKLQDAEIARLMEDLDRNKDQEVNFQEYVTFLGALALIYNEALKG